One Cervus canadensis isolate Bull #8, Minnesota chromosome 12, ASM1932006v1, whole genome shotgun sequence DNA window includes the following coding sequences:
- the NPBWR1 gene encoding neuropeptides B/W receptor type 1, translating into MHNASYWGPERANTSCPEPAPTLGCPNASGLPPPLPPPLAVAVPVVYAVICAVGLAGNSAVLFVLLRAPRRKTVTNLFILNLAVADELFTLVLPVNIADFLLRRWPFGELLCKLVVAVDQYNTFSSLYFLTVMSADRYLVVLATAESRRVAGRTYSAARAVSLAVWGVATLVVLPFVVFARLDEEQGRSQCVLVFPQPEALWWRASRLYTLVLGFAIPVSTICVLYTSLLCRLRAIRLDSHAKALDRAKKRVTVLVVAILAVCLVCWTPYHLSTVVALTTDLPQTPLVIAVSYFITSLSYANSCLNPFLYAFLDDSFRRSLRQRLACRAAC; encoded by the coding sequence ATGCACAACGCGTCGTACTGGGGGCCGGAGCGCGCCAACACGTCGTGCCCTGAGCCCGCGCCCACGCTCGGCTGCCCCAATGCGTCCGggctgccgccgccgctgccgccgccgctggCCGTGGCCGTGCCCGTTGTGTATGCGGTGATCTGCGCTGTGGGGCTGGCGGGCAACTCGGCGGTGCTGTTCGTGCTGCTGCGGGCGCCGCGCAGGAAGACTGTCACCAACCTGTTCATCCTCAACCTGGCCGTGGCCGACGAGCTCTTCACGCTCGTGCTGCCCGTCAACATCGCGGACTTTCTGCTGCGGCGCTGGCCCTTCGGGGAGCTCCTATGCAAGCTCGTCGTGGCCGTCGACCAGTACAACACCTTCTCCAGCCTCTATTTCCTCACGGTCATGAGCGCCGACCGCTACCTGGTGGTGCTGGCCACCGCTGAGTCGCGCCGGGTGGCCGGCCGCACGTACAGCGCCGCGCGCGCGGTGAGCCTGGCCGTCTGGGGGGTCGCGACGCTGGTGGTGCTGCCCTTCGTGGTGTTCGCGCGGCTCGACGAGGAGCAGGGCAGGAGCCAGTGCGTGCTGGTCTTCCCACAGCCCGAGGCCTTGTGGTGGCGCGCGAGCCGCCTCTACACGCTGGTGCTCGGCTTCGCCATCCCCGTGTCCACCATCTGCGTCCTCTACACCTCGCTGCTGTGCCGGCTGCGCGCCATACGCCTCGACAGCCACGCCAAGGCCCTGGACCGCGCCAAGAAGCGGGTGACCGTCCTGGTGGTGGCCATCCTGGCCGTGTGCCTCGTCTGCTGGACGCCCTACCACCTGAGCACCGTGGTGGCGCTCACCACCGACCTCCCGCAGACGCCGCTGGTCATCGCCGTGTCCTACTTCATCACCAGCCTGAGCTACGCCAACAGCTGCCTCAACCCCTTCCTCTACGCATTCCTCGACGACAGCTTCCGCCGGAGCCTCCGCCAGCGGCTGGCATGTCGCGCCGCCTGCTGA